Within the Mastacembelus armatus chromosome 10, fMasArm1.2, whole genome shotgun sequence genome, the region CCACTAAAAGCTTTATATTTAGCTACTGACAAATCCAAGTAACGTTGTAGAATTTGCTATATCATGAGGATATGGAGGCTAAGATATGAGAtacaacagataaaaacaggaaTATAGACAACTCATGACTTAAAAACATGTTCTGTGCAGTGGGGCAATATAGCCCTATATATATTGTATGAAGTATACACAGCACATACACTGTATAATATTTTATCTTTGATGATTTGTCTCTGCTTTTAACTTCCAGGTGAAATAGATTTCTACTGTGGAAGAATATAAAATGACCATAATGTGGCTGCAGCTTGGGTGGTTAATACAGTTATTTATCAGTAAGAATGACTCACTGCTTATGTGGCCAAAGGCTGAAATACTCTGTCTGTCATAAATCACTTGTGCTCTGTGCTGGATGCTCATTtccacagcttttaaaaaaaaaaaaaaaagcctccagtAACACATTTCATTCTCAAACTCAAAAAAGATGATGTATTATTTTCCAGTTAAATTATTTCTTCTCACCAAATATTTTTGTTGAGTCTCAGctgtattttcattgtttacTCATATCTACTTGGACGAAGTGACTTTTATGATGTTTGTCAGTTTTAGGCCAGTTTATGCAGCACCCAGAGAGCTGGTGGATGGGATTTTCTTTAGTTTCTTGGTCCAGGCAGTGGAACACACTTATCAGTCTCATTTCAGGCTAGCAATGCAGTATTTGTGGTATTTTATTAATTCTCTTCAGTCCTTTTTAATCTTAGGTAAAGCTCTTTGTAAATCAAATGgccattcacacatacacaaaggcACTGATACGAGCATGTAATCTGgattttacacacatacacacactctgccaAATCTTCTTATTGTCAGTGGTGCTGGGGTGTGTTTtccctactttcagtttgacCAAGGCCCACAtctctcagccaatcaggagccgCGTGTAGTCAGGCCACCTGTAATTCCACACCATCCTCAATCCACTCAGGAAGGATGCTTTGGCTCGGCCCATGTGGACGGTAAGAAGGATGAAATGAACTTGCCCAGTGAAAGTATGGACAGCATGTTGATAGCAATAGATCTTTACCATTGCTGAGCTCCCAGTTTCATGGATGTCACAGTTTGTGTCCTATTATAAACTTGCAATTAGGACTGATctgttattttaaattgaatctGACCATGATAACAccataaaataaactttttacaGAGATTGTACAACAACCTGGGATTTGTTTCTGACTGTTATGCCAAAACCTGTGGCTTTGTAATCACATGATATGGCTGTGACAATACAATACTTAAAGTGATTGTTTTAGCTCAAGTACCACAGTGCAACACCTACTGCTGGAAATAATATTGATGGCTGTATGTGATAAATCAGCTCCTTTGGTTGTAATTGTTAAAAAATGCTGATCTTCACACCCTCAACTTGTAACACCTGAATTGTGTTAAAGGCCTTTTACCTGGATGCTTTTGTCCCTCCATACACTCTAATATCTTTTCAGCCACAGTTACAGTTCGGAGAGAGAGGAATAGGAGCTGTTGTTGGTCAtcagatgttttttcttctagGTGAAAACGGACACACTGTTGATCAAGAGAATGATCATATGTTGGGATATAAAACCTACTTCACTGCTGTTTTACAGCATTACTGACAATGTGCTCTTCATTCTCCTTAGTAAATATTATTTCTGAGCTTTGCTTGTGGACCCAGTTTCAGCTCCTTTGAACTGTAATCAAATTATTCCCTTTACCACATGTTTAAATGAACTGGGTTCAGGTGTTCAAGTAATGTTTTAATGGGAAATGTTTTCTCAGTCTAATCATTCTAAAGCAGTGCCTTGCATCGCTTTTCAAAATCTGCCTGCTAGAATCAAACAGCTGGTGTTTAAAAGTTGCTTGAAGGGAAGGAAAATTCCTCCCTAGACATACTTCTGTATCCACTGCATTCCTGCTGTTATGTTGTGACTTCCCTCTAATTTACTTTTTGTGGCAGTGGCATTGCTTCAGTCTGCTTTATCTACCAATAAGACATTTCCTAGATGGTGCAGAATGCAACCTGCTGAGCTTGATGGATTTCAGCTGTGTGTGatgctttattttacagcaggAGAGAAGCTCAAATCATGGAGATGAAAGAAAACCACAGTTTGTCTTGAGGCTGCTGTGTGGGTGGAGAAAgttttgtctgctttttaacatttttgagCAGAGTGTTTTGGTTTACAATAAGTGAAATGAACCTCCATGTGAAAAAGAgttatgtaattaaaaaatagtGAGATCACCCCTTCCAAACCATGTATTGAAGATAGATTTCACCCTGTATGATTGTTAACTATTGCTctgacatttttctctctgctgttcaTGTCTTAGCTTTGTGGAAAACACCCTGAGGTGGCTTCTAATCCTGTTATCAACAAAGTTTTTGAAATGGAGAAATGAACATCATCAACTGCTGTTTTAGCAGTAGGTAAGTATTGATAAGACCATTAAAATGTTGcagggtttgtttgttttttttttttgccatgatTTCCCCCAGCAGGTGATTTGAAACTGGCAACGCTCTGGTCTCACACCACTAGCTTTCCAAAAAAGAAACACCTGACTCAAGAAACCAGGAGAAAGTAGATATTACACAGAAACATGTTCGTCAGTGGAAACTTATGTGGATGTAAATGCATCTTTATAGATTCAATACATTTCCATGGTTTTATTGGCTTGACTGTGTTCAGAGATGCAGCAAAGAGCTATGTCAAAATTGTTGAGCTTGAGAAGTTCCACTGATCATGGTATAAATTCCGGATAATGTTGAAATCTTTAGTTGTTAAAATGATCTTGTTCTTTTACTAGGACCCTGTTGCTCTTTGACTTTCGTTTTGCAAGCTGAACATGTGACGTTTTTATGGTTTCACACTGAGAATGGATTCAATTCAGAGGGTAGCCAGTGCCAAAGTATGCAGGCTAAGGCTTCTTAGAATCACACTCCCTCCGGTTAAATTACTTTGTCAATACCCAACATGCTCAAACATCTAATCTCACAGCAAATGCTTTCAGCAggggtgcacacacacattttggaaATACTTTAATGCTCAGTACATTTGCCTCTGATGGACAAATCATAGAAAAATTCAAGGCTGAATAGAAAAGTATTTATTGAGGTTGGAAACACTATTGTTAATGTTCAGAATTGACAGTCTACAtaggggcagtcgtggcctaatggctagggagtcggacttgtaacctgaaaattgcaggttcgagtctcaggtccggcaggaattgttggtggcagAGCCGTTAGCCATTGCCCTGTCCACCCgcaataccacaactgaggtgagtcccttgagcaaggcaccggacccccaactgctccccgggcgccgcagcattggctgcccactgccccgggtgtgtttgcacggtgtgagtgtgtgttcactgctgtgtgtgtgcacttgggtgggttaaatgcagaggggaatttcgagtatgggtcaccatacttgacaatagtagtcactttcactttcacttataTAATCAAACTATTTTGGAAGGACGGTTACATTTTTGGTAAGCAGCACGCCCCTCTAAAGAGTCTATAATAAGGTAAGTATTGATCTGAGAGCTGAATTAATCTAGTTAATCTATTTCTTTACATCTCAACAATCATAATCCTGCACcatagtaaaaaaaagtgtgcaaaaaCTCGACCAGGAGGCAGCACAGTACTCCTCTGCcagctttttgttgttgtgttgacAGGATTTCACAGGTCTGGGAGCAGGACGTGGAGTATAAACCAGATCTGTCTTCTTCTCTGCATCACGGAGTCTAAAATGAGCATCTCTGTTAGCTCCTCTGCACACACCTGCTCTGACCACTGCACTGCTGTCCTGGCACAAATTCTTCTGCTTCTTAAGTGCTCTTGCAATTTGCTTCCAGTAAAGTTGACCACTGGATGCATATTGGGGACAGACAATCGGTCTGGCAACATATTCACAGCTGAAGCGTCTGCCCCCGTTCTTGCAGGTGACACTGAGGATAAAGAAATCCTCGCCTGTTGCAGCCCATGTGCAGTCAGACTTGTCTTTGGTGATCAGTTTCCCCTTAATGGGCTGAGCAGGGACAGACTTAGGTTGGCGGCCCACCTTTAGTCCTGGCCTGTCCTTGTGTTGCCCCCTGTCCACCCCTCGACCCCTCCGCCCACTAGCTTTCTGACAGCTGCTCAACACCAACTGATGGGAAATACAAGCCAGAACCAGCAGGATGGTGATGTTGGTGAAGAAAGCCATGAATCCCACTTAAATCACC harbors:
- the fgfbp1a gene encoding fibroblast growth factor-binding protein 1, yielding MAFFTNITILLVLACISHQLVLSSCQKASGRRGRGVDRGQHKDRPGLKPIKGKLITKDKSDCTWAATGEDFFILSVTCKNGGRRFSCEYVARPIVCPQYASSGQLYWKQIARALKKQKNLCQDSSAVVRAGVCRGANRDAHFRLRDAEKKTDLVYTPRPAPRPVKSCQHNNKKLAEEYCAASWSSFCTLFFTMVQDYDC